From Paenibacillus polymyxa, the proteins below share one genomic window:
- a CDS encoding response regulator transcription factor: MFKILLIEDDETLFHEIKDRLTQWAYDVYGIRDFSKVIQEFTTIKPDLVVIDIQLPKFDGFHWCRMIRSHSNVPIIFLSSRDHPTDIVMSMQLGADDFIQKPFHFDVLIAKLQATLRRVYNYNTEPVSLKTWRGATVDYEKNVVANEAGSIELTKNEIFILKLLIEQKNKIVTREELIKSLWDDERFVSDNTLTVNLNRLRKKLDELDLGCFIETKVGQGYMATEEAPAYD, from the coding sequence TTGTTTAAAATCTTGCTGATTGAAGATGATGAAACTTTGTTCCATGAAATAAAGGACAGGTTAACTCAATGGGCCTATGATGTGTACGGCATCCGGGATTTTAGTAAAGTCATTCAAGAATTCACAACGATAAAGCCCGATCTGGTCGTGATTGATATTCAATTGCCGAAATTTGATGGTTTTCATTGGTGTCGAATGATTCGATCCCACTCTAACGTCCCGATTATCTTCTTATCATCGCGGGATCACCCTACGGATATAGTAATGTCAATGCAGCTTGGAGCGGATGATTTTATCCAAAAACCCTTCCATTTTGATGTACTGATTGCAAAATTACAAGCGACTCTTCGCCGTGTATATAATTACAATACCGAACCTGTTTCCCTGAAAACATGGCGTGGAGCGACGGTCGATTATGAAAAAAATGTAGTAGCCAATGAGGCTGGCTCCATCGAATTAACCAAGAACGAGATTTTTATTTTGAAGCTGCTGATTGAACAAAAAAATAAAATTGTCACACGAGAGGAATTAATTAAAAGCCTCTGGGATGATGAACGTTTTGTCAGCGACAATACCCTGACCGTCAACTTGAACCGCCTGCGTAAAAAATTGGACGAGTTGGATTTGGGCTGTTTCATTGAAACAAAAGTGGGGCAAGGCTACATGGCTACAGAAGAGGCACCTGCCTATGATTAA
- a CDS encoding aldo/keto reductase — translation MKKKQLGNSELQVSALGLGCMGMSEYYGELDDQESIKTLHRALEFGINFWDTADVYGVGKNEKLISQVLRSHRDEVVLATKFSIMRGEDGGFLGVSGRPEYVKQACDRSLQRLGVDVIDLYYQHRVDPNVPIEETVGAMSDLVQAGKVRYLGLSEASPALIRRAHKVHPITALQTEYSLWSREAEDEVIPTCKELGIEFVAYSPLGRGFLSGQIQKFDDFAEDDFRRTVPRFQPENFQKNLDLVQHVKDLAARKGVKPSQLALAWLLAQEGIVPIPGTKRVTYLEENAGAVDVGLSAEEMETINAIIPKGMAAGLRYPAERMPNWQAE, via the coding sequence TTGAAAAAGAAACAACTGGGTAACAGCGAGCTTCAAGTATCTGCACTGGGTCTGGGCTGCATGGGAATGTCCGAGTATTATGGTGAGTTGGATGATCAGGAATCGATCAAAACGCTTCATCGTGCGTTGGAGTTTGGGATCAACTTCTGGGATACAGCCGATGTGTACGGTGTGGGGAAAAATGAAAAACTGATCAGTCAAGTCCTGCGCAGCCACCGGGATGAGGTAGTGTTGGCTACCAAATTCTCCATTATGCGCGGAGAGGATGGGGGATTCCTGGGTGTCAGCGGCCGTCCTGAATATGTAAAACAGGCATGTGATCGTAGCCTGCAAAGATTGGGTGTAGATGTGATTGATTTGTACTATCAGCACCGTGTTGACCCGAATGTGCCTATTGAAGAAACAGTAGGGGCGATGAGTGATCTGGTTCAAGCGGGAAAAGTCCGCTATCTGGGGCTATCCGAAGCGTCTCCTGCACTGATCAGACGTGCTCACAAGGTACACCCGATTACAGCGTTGCAAACAGAATACTCCTTATGGAGCCGGGAAGCGGAAGATGAGGTTATACCCACATGTAAGGAGCTGGGCATCGAATTTGTGGCCTACAGTCCACTGGGCCGCGGCTTTTTGAGTGGGCAAATTCAGAAGTTTGATGATTTTGCAGAAGATGATTTCCGTCGCACGGTGCCGCGTTTTCAGCCTGAGAATTTCCAGAAGAATCTGGATCTCGTGCAGCATGTTAAGGATCTTGCGGCTCGAAAAGGAGTCAAGCCTTCTCAGCTTGCTTTGGCCTGGCTGCTTGCGCAAGAGGGAATAGTACCGATTCCCGGTACTAAACGGGTCACGTATTTAGAGGAAAATGCAGGAGCAGTTGATGTGGGCTTGTCCGCAGAAGAAATGGAGACGATTAACGCCATCATCCCTAAAGGAATGGCAGCCGGCCTTCGTTACCCGGCAGAGCGGATGCCAAATTGGCAAGCCGAATAA
- a CDS encoding FAD-dependent oxidoreductase, with the protein MTRAEHRTTFPQFPESYWLASTDVPNFPKLNEDIQVDVAIVGAGITGITTAYLLSKKGLNVAVVDAGRILHGTTGHTTAKITAQHDLIYSEFLSHFGKEKTRLYYEANRDALEFIRQTVEEYHIDCQFTEEDAYVYTSADTHVEKINDEYKAYKELGIPGSYVEQTPLPFSTKAAIMMENQAQFNPIPFLRYLANQVIRQGGKIYEQTTVVGVDKGTPSIINTSDGHKITCNYVVSSSHFPFNDPNSLYFARLHAERSYVLAVKTDKTYPGGMYLSAETPKRSLRSVLINGEPMVIVGGEGHKTGQGICTFQYYEALEKFAEQTFGLKEIVYRWSAQDLYSLDKLPYIGQELADVPNILLATGYRKWGMTTSVAAALLNTNLITRKESPYQDLFSPSRFHADPDIKTFVTQNANVAKHLIAGKLEISYKKAEELQQDEGAVVRVNGKRAGAYRDPQGALHLVDTTCTHMGCEVDWNEAERTWDCPCHGSRFSYQGEVIEGPAKKALGKVEAE; encoded by the coding sequence ATGACACGAGCCGAGCATCGTACGACCTTCCCGCAATTTCCAGAATCGTATTGGTTAGCTTCAACTGACGTCCCCAATTTCCCCAAGCTTAATGAAGATATTCAGGTGGATGTTGCTATTGTAGGTGCGGGGATCACCGGTATTACCACTGCTTATTTACTTTCTAAAAAAGGACTAAACGTCGCAGTCGTTGACGCAGGGCGGATACTTCATGGAACAACGGGCCATACCACCGCCAAAATTACCGCACAACATGATTTGATCTATAGCGAGTTCCTCTCGCATTTTGGTAAAGAGAAAACCCGGCTCTATTATGAAGCTAACCGCGATGCTCTTGAATTCATCAGACAAACGGTAGAAGAGTATCATATCGATTGTCAATTTACAGAAGAAGATGCCTATGTTTATACAAGTGCGGATACGCATGTGGAAAAAATCAACGACGAATATAAAGCTTACAAGGAACTTGGCATCCCGGGAAGTTATGTCGAACAAACGCCTCTGCCCTTTTCAACTAAAGCAGCTATTATGATGGAAAACCAGGCTCAGTTTAATCCGATTCCTTTCTTAAGGTATCTAGCCAATCAAGTCATCCGGCAAGGCGGGAAGATTTATGAACAGACCACCGTTGTGGGTGTCGATAAAGGAACCCCTTCTATTATTAATACAAGCGACGGGCACAAGATTACCTGCAACTATGTCGTATCCTCCTCTCATTTCCCGTTTAATGATCCAAACAGTCTTTATTTTGCGCGATTGCATGCCGAGCGGTCTTATGTACTAGCGGTCAAGACGGATAAAACCTATCCGGGTGGTATGTACCTAAGTGCGGAAACCCCCAAACGTTCGCTTCGCTCTGTACTAATAAACGGTGAACCGATGGTCATCGTCGGTGGCGAAGGCCACAAAACGGGTCAAGGAATCTGCACATTTCAATACTATGAAGCTTTAGAAAAGTTCGCAGAGCAAACATTTGGATTAAAGGAAATCGTCTATCGCTGGTCGGCCCAGGACCTGTATTCGTTAGACAAGCTCCCTTATATCGGGCAGGAATTAGCCGATGTTCCTAACATCCTCTTGGCTACGGGTTATAGAAAATGGGGGATGACCACAAGTGTCGCAGCGGCTTTATTAAATACGAATCTGATTACCAGAAAGGAAAGCCCGTATCAGGATCTTTTCTCCCCTTCAAGATTTCATGCGGACCCCGACATTAAAACATTTGTGACACAAAATGCGAATGTGGCTAAACACTTGATTGCCGGGAAGCTGGAAATCAGCTATAAAAAAGCCGAAGAACTCCAGCAAGACGAAGGGGCAGTCGTCCGGGTAAACGGCAAAAGGGCGGGCGCATATCGAGACCCACAAGGAGCATTGCACCTGGTAGACACTACGTGCACCCATATGGGCTGTGAAGTTGACTGGAACGAGGCCGAAAGAACATGGGATTGCCCATGTCATGGCTCACGCTTTTCATATCAAGGCGAAGTCATTGAAGGACCCGCTAAAAAAGCGCTTGGCAAGGTTGAAGCTGAATAG
- a CDS encoding acetate uptake transporter, with translation MQNESHSNVKIITADPSAIGLFGLAIVTLVASSQKLGLTEGLSFIIPWAIFLGAFAQLFACIQDAKHNNTFGMTAFGAYAFFWLAVASSWMIKMGVFGSELASAVDGRQLGVAFAGYLIFTLFMTIGAMETHKVLFFIFVLIDFLFLGLSFDAFGIAPEVFHTIAAYAEMGIGLLSLYGTGAAVLNAHFGRTFLPVGQPFGIFKPRP, from the coding sequence ATGCAAAATGAATCTCATTCTAACGTAAAAATCATAACGGCCGATCCGAGCGCGATCGGCCTGTTTGGCTTGGCTATTGTAACGCTTGTAGCTTCATCCCAAAAACTTGGTCTCACTGAAGGCTTAAGCTTTATTATTCCTTGGGCTATTTTCCTTGGTGCCTTTGCACAGTTGTTTGCCTGCATTCAGGATGCAAAGCATAACAACACCTTTGGCATGACGGCATTTGGCGCTTACGCCTTCTTCTGGTTAGCTGTAGCTAGTAGCTGGATGATTAAAATGGGCGTATTCGGCTCAGAGCTGGCATCGGCGGTGGATGGCAGACAGCTCGGCGTTGCCTTTGCCGGCTATCTCATCTTTACGCTTTTCATGACCATTGGAGCAATGGAGACGCACAAGGTTCTATTTTTTATTTTTGTGTTGATTGATTTTCTGTTCCTCGGCCTTAGCTTCGATGCATTCGGCATCGCCCCAGAGGTGTTCCATACCATCGCTGCTTATGCTGAAATGGGCATTGGTCTACTCTCGCTGTACGGCACAGGAGCTGCCGTTCTGAATGCACATTTTGGCCGTACATTCCTGCCCGTAGGGCAGCCTTTCGGTATTTTCAAACCACGTCCTTAG